From Bombyx mori chromosome 3, ASM3026992v2, the proteins below share one genomic window:
- the LOC110384825 gene encoding uncharacterized protein LOC110384825 codes for MSVILDVTDRTNAEMWIEHYCHPDIAGLAHGVGDQLHRTDDYKKLECFVYFKSAAFIEFRFYFSFKALLEVTLFGTEEIPRRMPVPYFTDITTDSWWPTAEIIRWGSFVPYYMWWYWL; via the exons ATGTCGGTGATATTAGACGTCACGGATCGCACCAACGCGGAGATGTGGATAGAGCATTACTGTCATCCGGACATAGCCGGCCTGGCTCACGGGGTCGGTGACCAGCTTCACCGGACAGACGATTACAAGAA GTTAGAATGCTTCGTGTACTTCAAAAGTGCAGCGTTCATAGAATTTCGATTTTACTTCTCGTTCAAGGCCTTACTTGAGGTGACGCTGTTTGGCACCGAAGAGATCCCACGTCGGATGCCGGTTCCCTACTTTACTGACATCACCACGGACAGCTGGTGGCCAACCGCTGAAATTATACGCTGGGGATCTTTTGTGCCGTATTACATGTGGTGGTATTGGCTGTAA